One region of Henckelia pumila isolate YLH828 unplaced genomic scaffold, ASM3356847v2 CTG_270:::fragment_1, whole genome shotgun sequence genomic DNA includes:
- the LOC140870870 gene encoding uncharacterized protein: protein MEKMMKKVVKKKENLMVKSIRKEKMEINEVKSGRPAQSRQGESQSVGQPPRHPARVFALTEDHAQAAPDNVIAGNCVLYGYPTYVLIDTGASHTFIAEKFVELHALPVERLSSVFAISSPMGKDKTSASIVRSCELQFDSNAIELDCIVLGMPDFDCIIGTDALTKYRATVDCFHKIVRFRPDMADDWKFFDKGSRAKIPLISSLSMEHLLQTSAEGFLVYALDVLKASPELADIPVVCEFADIFPDEIPGLPPMHEIDFSIELVPGTLPISKAPYRMAPLELKELKDQLEDLLNKGDGISVDPSKVDAVINWPKPTSVPEIRSFMGLARYYRRFIAGFSSIAKPITQLTQKNTPFVWTHECEASFVELKKRLTSAPVLSIPSDVQPVRVYAITAEPELFVRIKEAQKADQNIQNSIERVRTGHESEFQSSIQMDPFEALYGRKCRSPLFWDDLSETPVTGPDMIREMSDKVKLIQIRMRTTQDRQAKYENVRHRPLNFEQVGDLAYRLALPPALSGIHDVFHVSMLRKYEPDASHILRPDEAELDETLSYFERPIQILDHKERQLRNKSIPLVKVQWSRHGIEQATWETEQDMRKRYPELCH, encoded by the exons ATggaaaaaatgatgaaaaaagtggtgaaaaagaaggaaaatTTAATGGTGAAAAGcattagaaaagaaaaaatggagatcaatgaagtgaaaagcG GTAGACCAGCTCAGAGTAGACAGGGAGAGAGTCAGAGTGTAGGCCAACCTCCACGACATCCAGCTAGAGtttttgcattgacagaagatCATGCACAGGCAGCACCGGacaatgtgattgcaggtaattgtGTTCTCTATGGTTATCCTACTTATGTGTTGATTGACACTGGAGCATCACAtacttttatagctgaaaaatttgttgaattgcatgctttgcctgttgagCGTTTATCTTCTGTATTTGCTATCTCATCGCCTATGGGAAAAGATAAGACATCTGCAAGCATAGTCAGAAGTTGTGAATTGCAGTTTGACAGTAATGCAATTGAGCTTGATTGCATAGTACTTGGTATgcctgattttgattgtattattggtaCCGATgcactaaccaagtacagggccacagttgactgttttcatAAGATTGTTCGATTTAGACCAGACATGGCTGATGATTGGAAATTCTTCgataagggttctcgtgctaagattcctttgatttctagcTTATCTATGGAACACTTATTGCAGACTAGTGCTGAAGGATTTTTAGTCTATGCATTGGATGTGCTAAAAGCGAGTCCAGAATTGGCAGATATTCCTGTTGTATGTGAGTTTGCCGATATTTTTCCGGATGAAATACCGGGATTGCCTCCAATGCATGAGATTGATTTCAGTATCGAGTTGGTACCAGGTACTTTACCTATCTCTAAAGCTCCTTATAGGATGGCACCACTTGAACTGAAAGAGTTAAAAgatcaacttgaagatttgctAAACAAAG GAGAcggtatatctgttgatcctagcaaggtaGATGCGGTTATTAACTGGCCTAAACCTACGTCCGTACCTGAAattcgtagtttcatgggtttagccaggtattatcgccgatttattgCAGGATTTTCtagcattgcaaagccgattacccagttaaCACAGAAGAATACTCCATTTGTTTGGACACAtgaatgtgaagctagttttgtGGAATTGAAGAAACGGCTTACTAGTGCACCTGTAttatctattccatcag ATGTGCAACCTGTACGGGTTTATGCAATCACAGctgagccggagttgtttgttcgAATTAAAGAAGCCCAGAAAGCTGACCAAAACATTCAAAATTCGATTGAAAGAGTTAGAACTGGACAtgagtcagagtttcag tcAAGCATTCAAATGGATCCATTTGAAGCACTGTATGGTAGAAAATGCCGATcgccgttgttttgggatgatcttTCTGAAACACCAGTTACAGGGCCAGACATGATCAGAGAAATGTCTGATAAAGTGAAGTTGATACAGATCAGAATGAGAACAACGCAAGATCGACAAGCAAAGTATGAAAATGTGAGGCATAGACCTTTGAATTTTGAACAAG TTGGTGATCTTGCATATCGATTAGCACTACCTCCAGCACTGTCAGGTATTCACGATGTATTTCATGTGTCTATGTTGAGAAAGTACGAGCCCGATGCTTCCCATATTCTTCGTCcagatgaagctgagttggatgaaacATTGAGTTATTTCGAACGTCCTATTCAAATCCTTGATCATAAGGAAAGACAACTTCGAAACAAATCCATTCCACTTGTTAAGGTgcaatggagtagacacggaaTTGAacaagctacttgggagacagaacaAGATATGAGAAAGCGTTATCCAGAACTATGTCACTGA